One Streptomyces sp. NBC_01217 genomic region harbors:
- a CDS encoding acetoacetate--CoA ligase, with protein MTAAANEAPLWQPGPDRIAAAAVTRFQSWAAERYGAPADGGYPALHRWSVEELDTFWQAVADWFDVRFSTPYESVIADRAMPGAQWFPGATLNYAEHALRTAENPLRADAPALLHVDETHTQAPLSWSELRRRVGSLAAELRALGVTPGDRVSGYLPNIPQAVIAFLATAAVGAVWTSCAPDFGARSVLDRFQQVEPVVLFTVDGYRYGGKEHDRTDTVAELRRELPTLRAVVHIPLLGTEAPEGALEWSALTSADTEPVFEQVPFDHPLWVLYSSGTTGLPKAIVQSQGGILLEHFKQIGLHCDLGPDDRFFWYTSTGWMMWNFLVSGLLTGTTLVLYDGSPGYPDVSAQWRVAEQTGATLFGTSAAYVMACRKAGIHPGRDFDLSRVQCVATTGSPLPPDGFRWLHDEVDDDLWIASVSGGTDVCSCFAGAVPTLPVHIGELQAPCLGTDLQSWDPAGKPLIGEVGELVVAAPLPSMPIHFWNDPDGSRYHDSYFEMYPGVWRHGDWITITEHGSVVIHGRSDSTLNRQGVRMGSADIYEAVERLPEIRESLVIGIEEPDGGYWMPLFVHLADGAALDDDLRNSIKQTIRENLSPRHVPDEVIEVPGIPHTLTGKRIEVPVKRLLQGTALAKAVNPGSIDNLELLHFYEDLARNRR; from the coding sequence ATGACCGCAGCAGCCAACGAAGCCCCCCTCTGGCAGCCAGGCCCCGACCGCATCGCGGCCGCGGCTGTCACCCGCTTCCAGAGCTGGGCGGCCGAGCGGTACGGAGCACCGGCCGACGGCGGCTACCCCGCGCTGCACCGCTGGTCGGTCGAGGAGCTCGACACCTTCTGGCAGGCCGTCGCCGACTGGTTCGACGTACGGTTCTCCACCCCGTACGAGTCCGTCATCGCCGACCGCGCCATGCCCGGCGCCCAGTGGTTCCCCGGCGCCACCCTCAACTACGCCGAACACGCCCTGCGCACCGCCGAGAACCCCCTGCGCGCAGACGCCCCAGCCCTGCTCCACGTCGACGAGACCCACACCCAGGCCCCCCTCTCGTGGTCCGAGCTCCGCCGCCGGGTCGGATCGCTCGCGGCCGAACTCCGCGCCCTCGGCGTCACACCGGGCGACCGCGTCAGCGGCTACCTCCCCAACATTCCCCAGGCCGTCATCGCCTTCCTCGCCACCGCGGCCGTCGGCGCCGTCTGGACATCCTGCGCCCCCGACTTCGGCGCCCGCAGCGTCCTCGACCGCTTCCAGCAGGTCGAACCCGTCGTCCTGTTCACCGTCGACGGCTACCGCTACGGCGGCAAGGAACACGACCGCACCGACACCGTCGCCGAACTGCGTCGCGAACTGCCCACCCTGCGCGCCGTCGTCCACATCCCGCTGCTGGGCACCGAAGCCCCCGAAGGCGCCCTCGAATGGTCCGCCCTCACCTCCGCGGACACCGAACCCGTCTTCGAACAGGTCCCCTTCGACCACCCGCTGTGGGTGCTCTACTCCTCCGGAACCACCGGGCTCCCCAAGGCAATCGTCCAGTCCCAGGGCGGCATCCTGCTGGAACACTTCAAGCAGATCGGCCTGCACTGCGACCTCGGCCCCGACGACCGGTTCTTCTGGTACACCTCCACCGGCTGGATGATGTGGAACTTCCTCGTCTCCGGCCTGCTCACCGGGACCACACTCGTGCTGTACGACGGAAGCCCCGGCTACCCGGACGTCAGCGCCCAGTGGCGCGTCGCCGAACAGACCGGAGCGACCCTCTTCGGTACCTCCGCCGCCTATGTCATGGCCTGCCGCAAGGCCGGCATCCACCCGGGCCGCGACTTCGACCTCTCCCGCGTCCAGTGCGTCGCCACCACCGGCTCCCCGCTCCCGCCCGACGGATTCCGCTGGCTCCACGACGAGGTGGACGACGACCTGTGGATCGCCTCCGTCAGCGGCGGCACGGACGTCTGCAGCTGCTTCGCCGGAGCGGTCCCCACCCTCCCCGTCCACATCGGCGAACTCCAGGCCCCGTGCCTCGGCACGGACCTCCAGTCCTGGGATCCCGCGGGCAAGCCACTCATCGGCGAGGTCGGCGAACTCGTCGTCGCCGCACCCCTGCCCTCCATGCCGATCCATTTCTGGAACGACCCCGACGGCAGCCGCTACCACGACAGTTACTTCGAGATGTACCCCGGCGTCTGGCGCCACGGTGACTGGATCACGATCACCGAACACGGCTCGGTCGTCATCCACGGCCGCTCCGACTCCACCCTCAACCGCCAGGGTGTACGGATGGGCTCCGCCGACATCTACGAAGCCGTCGAACGGCTCCCCGAAATCCGCGAGTCCCTCGTCATCGGCATCGAGGAACCCGACGGCGGGTACTGGATGCCGCTCTTCGTCCACCTCGCCGACGGCGCCGCGCTCGACGACGACCTGCGCAACAGCATCAAGCAGACCATCCGCGAAAACCTCTCCCCGCGCCATGTCCCGGACGAGGTCATCGAGGTCCCCGGCATCCCGCACACCCTCACCGGCAAGCGCATCGAGGTTCCGGTCAAACGCCTCCTGCAAGGCACAGCCCTGGCCAAGGCGGTCAATCCCGGCTCGATCGACAACCTCGAACTCCTCCACTTCTACGAGGACCTCGCCCGCAACCGTCGCTGA
- a CDS encoding glycoside hydrolase family 31 protein, with protein sequence MNGRDLVRSVKMVGSVQGLRTVRSSLRRRNADARALPRRGAERARVPGPVAGAEPGPGGGVVRFARSELRVRVAVGGSVFWGWDGAEPSPSYALAGEVPEADPRAELEPDKDGGWQVVSERLTVAVSRHGAVELRTPGGVVLRRELPPRWWEPVTGGAARWVQRSEVPADARFFGLGGRASGPRLRDGVYGLWNTDPGGRFGPGDDPLYLTMPVQLVVSDAGTHLVFHDNTWSGRVTLREGEEGAGSGHDRPGMCEVRMDGGPLRCWVMAGTPARVLQGWTALTGAPALPPSWALGPQHARWGFGSEREVRRIVAGYRERGLPLSVLHLDIDHYDAHRVFTVDRERFPDLPGLAKELRGDGVRLVSIVDPAVKAEPGNAVFDTGVAVGGGGAFVRDARGRAVRGEVWPGQCVYPDFTDPRVREWWGGLYEERLAQGFSGVWHDMNEPVSFAAFGDPTLPRSARHSLEGRGGDHREAHNVYGLAMAHAGYEGLRRLRPEIRPFLFSRSGWAGMQRYGGTWSGDVETSWPGLRASLALVLGLGLCGIPYSGPDVGGFDGSPSPELYLRWFQLGAYLPLFRTHAAIDAGRREPWEFGPQVLEHARAALRERERLHPYFVTLAHMARLTGAPYVRPLWWGAPGERALRECEDAFLLGDALLVAPVLERGADRRAVRLPRGRWYDTATGEVYEGPGQVLLDAPLSRVPVLARAGSVLPVRGADGGVELEVWAPVAGRGGGGSLVRDAGDGWERAEVERFSSRLVGGEVLVEREGDEGVVGYPVRVRGL encoded by the coding sequence ATGAACGGTCGTGACCTGGTGCGCTCGGTGAAGATGGTCGGTTCGGTGCAGGGGCTGCGCACGGTGCGCTCCTCCTTGCGGCGTCGCAATGCGGATGCGCGGGCGCTGCCGCGGCGCGGTGCGGAGCGGGCGAGAGTGCCTGGACCGGTGGCGGGGGCGGAGCCGGGGCCGGGAGGGGGTGTGGTGCGGTTCGCGCGCTCGGAGTTGCGGGTGCGGGTTGCGGTGGGCGGTTCGGTGTTCTGGGGCTGGGACGGGGCTGAGCCGTCGCCGTCGTACGCACTGGCCGGTGAGGTGCCCGAGGCGGATCCGCGGGCCGAGCTGGAACCGGACAAGGACGGCGGCTGGCAGGTGGTGTCCGAGCGGCTGACGGTTGCGGTGTCCCGGCACGGGGCGGTGGAACTGCGTACTCCTGGTGGGGTGGTGCTCCGGCGCGAGTTGCCGCCGCGCTGGTGGGAGCCGGTGACGGGTGGTGCCGCTCGGTGGGTGCAGCGTTCCGAGGTGCCCGCGGATGCCCGGTTCTTCGGGCTCGGCGGGCGGGCGTCGGGGCCGCGGCTGCGCGATGGCGTGTACGGCCTGTGGAACACCGATCCCGGTGGGCGCTTCGGGCCCGGTGACGATCCGCTGTATCTGACGATGCCGGTCCAGCTGGTGGTCTCCGATGCGGGGACGCATCTGGTGTTCCACGACAACACCTGGTCGGGGCGGGTGACGCTGCGCGAGGGCGAGGAGGGTGCGGGTTCCGGCCATGACCGTCCGGGGATGTGCGAGGTGCGGATGGACGGGGGGCCGCTGCGCTGCTGGGTGATGGCCGGTACACCTGCGCGGGTCCTGCAGGGCTGGACGGCGCTCACGGGTGCACCGGCGCTGCCGCCGTCCTGGGCGCTGGGTCCGCAGCATGCCCGGTGGGGCTTCGGGAGCGAGCGGGAGGTGCGGCGGATCGTCGCCGGGTACCGGGAGCGGGGGCTGCCTCTGTCCGTACTGCATCTGGACATCGACCACTACGACGCGCATCGGGTGTTCACCGTCGACCGCGAGCGCTTTCCCGATCTGCCGGGGCTGGCGAAGGAGTTGCGGGGGGACGGGGTGCGACTGGTTTCGATCGTCGACCCCGCGGTGAAGGCGGAGCCGGGGAACGCTGTCTTCGATACGGGTGTGGCGGTCGGGGGCGGTGGGGCATTCGTCAGGGATGCACGGGGACGGGCGGTGCGCGGCGAGGTGTGGCCGGGGCAATGCGTGTATCCGGACTTCACCGATCCGCGGGTGCGGGAGTGGTGGGGCGGTCTGTACGAGGAGCGGCTCGCGCAGGGGTTCTCCGGTGTGTGGCACGACATGAACGAGCCGGTGTCGTTCGCGGCGTTCGGGGATCCGACTCTGCCGCGGTCGGCGCGCCACTCCTTGGAGGGCCGCGGCGGCGATCACCGCGAGGCCCACAATGTGTACGGGCTGGCCATGGCGCATGCCGGGTACGAAGGGCTGCGCCGGCTGCGGCCGGAGATACGTCCCTTCCTGTTCTCTCGTTCCGGCTGGGCGGGGATGCAGCGGTACGGGGGCACCTGGTCCGGCGATGTGGAGACCAGTTGGCCGGGGCTGCGGGCCTCGCTGGCACTGGTGCTGGGGCTGGGGCTGTGCGGGATTCCGTATTCGGGGCCGGATGTGGGCGGGTTCGACGGGTCGCCGTCGCCGGAGTTGTATCTGCGGTGGTTCCAGCTGGGCGCGTACCTGCCGTTGTTCCGTACCCATGCGGCGATCGACGCGGGGCGGCGGGAGCCGTGGGAGTTCGGGCCGCAGGTGCTTGAGCATGCGCGGGCCGCGCTGCGGGAGCGGGAGCGGCTTCACCCGTACTTCGTGACGCTGGCGCACATGGCCCGGCTGACCGGTGCGCCGTATGTGCGACCGCTGTGGTGGGGCGCGCCCGGGGAGCGGGCGTTGCGGGAGTGCGAGGACGCGTTCCTGCTGGGTGATGCCTTGCTGGTGGCGCCGGTGCTGGAGCGCGGTGCGGATCGCCGGGCGGTGCGGTTGCCGAGGGGGCGCTGGTACGACACGGCGACGGGTGAGGTGTACGAGGGGCCCGGTCAGGTGTTGCTCGATGCTCCGTTGTCGCGGGTGCCGGTGCTGGCGCGGGCGGGGTCGGTGCTGCCGGTGCGGGGCGCGGACGGGGGTGTGGAGCTGGAGGTGTGGGCTCCGGTTGCGGGGCGCGGTGGGGGCGGTTCGCTGGTCCGGGATGCGGGTGACGGCTGGGAGCGGGCGGAGGTCGAGCGGTTCTCGTCGCGGCTGGTGGGCGGGGAGGTTCTGGTGGAGCGGGAGGGTGACGAGGGGGTGGTGGGCTACCCGGTGCGGGTGCGGGGGTTGTGA
- a CDS encoding NUDIX domain-containing protein gives MSASTSNPEKPVKDSHCGSCGTPYAVSVPSTVWPRTCTGCGDTAYRNPLPVAVALLPVTDRDGTGLVVITRTIQPHRGGIALPGGFIDHDEDWQHAVVRELREETRIEADERDVRLADALSAPDGHLLLFGLLPERPAAALPPSGPTDETSGFQLLRTPGELAFPLHTRAARTWFEGGYH, from the coding sequence GTGTCTGCGTCCACGAGCAATCCCGAGAAACCGGTCAAGGACTCCCACTGCGGCAGCTGCGGAACGCCGTACGCCGTATCCGTGCCGTCCACGGTCTGGCCCCGCACCTGCACCGGCTGCGGCGACACCGCCTACCGCAATCCGCTGCCCGTCGCCGTCGCCCTGCTCCCCGTCACCGACCGGGACGGCACCGGACTCGTCGTCATCACCCGCACCATCCAGCCCCACCGCGGCGGTATCGCCCTCCCCGGCGGCTTCATCGACCACGACGAGGACTGGCAGCACGCGGTCGTACGTGAGCTGCGCGAGGAGACCCGCATCGAAGCCGACGAACGGGATGTCCGCCTCGCCGACGCGCTCAGCGCCCCGGACGGCCACCTCCTCCTCTTCGGCCTGCTCCCGGAACGCCCCGCTGCTGCCCTGCCGCCCTCCGGACCGACCGACGAGACCTCCGGCTTCCAACTGCTCCGCACACCCGGCGAACTCGCCTTCCCGCTGCACACCCGGGCCGCCCGCACCTGGTTCGAGGGCGGCTACCACTGA
- a CDS encoding M15 family metallopeptidase, with amino-acid sequence MTGLASAFRVLAAAAATLLAVTAAAPVAQAKPEPKAPDEFVALRSVDPTIIQEMRYPTAHNFMGVPVDGYRRPLCILTRPAARALHRAQTRFLKQGYSLKVYDCYRPQRAVDHFVRWAKDLDDETMKGEFYPRVDKTRLFADGYIAEKSGHSRGSTVDLTLVKLPAAPALPFPPGQTPVPCYAPQAERFPDNSVDMGTGFDCFDTLSHTDDPRIQGTQRANRQFLKQTLTDAGFVNLAEEWWHYTFKPELFPDTYFDFPVARRSVAGH; translated from the coding sequence ATGACAGGTCTTGCTTCCGCTTTCCGTGTCCTGGCAGCCGCTGCCGCCACCCTGCTCGCCGTCACCGCCGCTGCCCCCGTGGCGCAGGCGAAACCCGAGCCGAAGGCCCCCGATGAGTTCGTCGCGCTGCGTTCGGTGGATCCGACGATCATCCAGGAGATGCGCTACCCCACCGCACACAACTTCATGGGCGTGCCGGTGGACGGCTACCGCCGGCCGCTCTGCATCCTGACCCGGCCTGCGGCCCGTGCCCTGCACCGCGCGCAGACCCGTTTTCTGAAGCAGGGCTACTCGCTGAAGGTGTACGACTGCTACCGGCCGCAGCGGGCGGTCGACCACTTCGTACGGTGGGCGAAGGATCTCGACGACGAGACCATGAAGGGGGAGTTCTATCCGCGGGTCGACAAGACGCGGCTGTTCGCGGACGGTTACATCGCGGAGAAGTCCGGCCACAGCCGGGGCAGCACGGTGGACCTGACGCTGGTGAAACTGCCCGCCGCGCCGGCCCTGCCGTTTCCGCCGGGACAGACGCCGGTGCCCTGTTACGCACCCCAGGCCGAGCGCTTCCCGGACAATTCCGTGGACATGGGCACGGGGTTCGACTGCTTCGACACGCTCTCGCACACCGATGACCCACGTATCCAGGGAACTCAGCGTGCCAATCGGCAGTTCCTGAAGCAGACACTCACCGACGCCGGCTTCGTGAATCTGGCCGAGGAGTGGTGGCACTACACCTTCAAGCCCGAGCTGTTCCCCGACACCTACTTCGATTTCCCGGTGGCCAGAAGGTCCGTCGCGGGGCACTGA
- a CDS encoding DUF962 domain-containing protein has translation MPQQTFDTYEEFWPYYVAMHSRAATRWVHLTGTLTGLAVTAYGLARGRKRYAAALPLIGYGTAWPAHFLIEKNNPATFGHPAWSLRGDIQMIRMMLAGRDRELAETAAKWLADNR, from the coding sequence ATGCCACAGCAGACGTTCGATACGTACGAAGAGTTCTGGCCCTACTACGTCGCGATGCACTCCAGGGCCGCGACCCGCTGGGTCCATCTGACGGGCACCCTCACCGGGCTCGCGGTCACCGCCTACGGTCTGGCGCGGGGGCGCAAGAGGTATGCGGCCGCGCTGCCGCTGATCGGGTACGGGACCGCCTGGCCCGCGCATTTCCTGATCGAGAAGAACAATCCGGCCACCTTCGGGCATCCCGCCTGGTCACTGCGTGGCGACATACAGATGATCCGGATGATGCTGGCGGGCCGCGACCGGGAGCTCGCGGAGACCGCCGCCAAGTGGCTCGCCGACAACCGCTGA
- a CDS encoding Zn-ribbon domain-containing OB-fold protein produces the protein MPQTRTPVVAGWFTEDGTGQDFRLLGTRCSACSSVFFPRQDAFCRNPGCTGGELAEVPLSRRGTVWSYTDGRYRPPAPYPSDPDVPWEPYTLVAVELAAERMVVLGQAAPGVGVADLAVGMTVEVVPGVLSTGVAAGAESGPVWTTWHWRPVPSGGTGEAGGGAA, from the coding sequence TTGCCGCAGACACGCACACCAGTGGTGGCCGGATGGTTCACCGAGGACGGCACCGGCCAGGACTTCCGGTTGCTGGGTACCCGCTGCTCGGCCTGCTCGTCGGTCTTCTTCCCGCGCCAGGACGCCTTCTGCCGCAATCCCGGGTGTACGGGCGGCGAGCTGGCCGAGGTGCCGCTCTCGCGGCGCGGCACCGTCTGGTCGTACACGGACGGCCGCTACCGGCCGCCCGCCCCCTACCCCTCCGACCCCGATGTGCCCTGGGAGCCGTACACGCTGGTGGCCGTCGAGCTGGCGGCCGAGCGCATGGTGGTCCTCGGGCAGGCGGCGCCCGGAGTCGGCGTCGCGGATCTGGCGGTCGGAATGACCGTCGAAGTGGTTCCTGGCGTGCTGTCCACGGGCGTTGCTGCCGGGGCGGAATCCGGCCCCGTGTGGACGACCTGGCACTGGCGACCGGTCCCGTCCGGGGGCACCGGCGAGGCCGGGGGCGGTGCGGCATGA
- a CDS encoding lipid-transfer protein → MTGEVAVLGAGMHQWGKWGRSFVEYGTVAARAALGDAGIDWPDVQSVVGADTVRGGYPGYVAGAAFARALGWQGARVASVYAACASGAQAINTARAQILAGMADVVLVVGADAAPKGFFAPAGGDRPDDPDWLRFRVLGATNPAYFALYARRRMAVHGDTAKDFAQVKVKNAAAGALNRNARYRAPVTAEQVAASAVVADPLRLLDICATSDGAAALVLSSMDFARRHGAADPVRIRAVSTVTPTYPKAVLDLPDIATDSAVAVEPAGESFRASIARAAYEEAGVGPEDLSLAEVYDLSTALELEWYEDIGLCGAGEGAKLLREGATALGGRIPVNPSGGLASFGEAVPAQAIAQVCELTWQLRGTAGQRQVAGARVGITANQGLFGHGSAVVAVR, encoded by the coding sequence ATGACCGGAGAGGTCGCCGTCCTCGGCGCAGGGATGCATCAGTGGGGCAAGTGGGGGCGCAGTTTCGTCGAGTACGGCACGGTCGCGGCGCGGGCCGCGCTCGGTGATGCGGGGATCGACTGGCCGGACGTGCAGTCGGTGGTCGGCGCGGACACCGTGCGAGGCGGCTATCCGGGCTATGTGGCCGGGGCTGCGTTCGCGCGGGCGCTGGGCTGGCAGGGGGCGCGGGTCGCCAGCGTGTACGCGGCCTGTGCGTCGGGCGCCCAGGCGATCAACACCGCCAGGGCGCAGATCCTCGCGGGCATGGCGGACGTGGTGCTCGTGGTGGGTGCGGACGCGGCGCCCAAGGGGTTCTTCGCCCCCGCGGGCGGCGACCGGCCGGACGATCCCGACTGGCTGCGCTTCCGGGTGCTCGGCGCGACGAACCCCGCGTACTTCGCGCTGTACGCCCGCCGCCGGATGGCCGTGCACGGCGACACCGCAAAGGACTTCGCGCAGGTCAAGGTGAAGAACGCGGCGGCCGGTGCACTGAACCGTAACGCCCGCTACCGCGCGCCCGTGACCGCCGAGCAGGTCGCCGCCTCCGCGGTGGTCGCCGATCCGCTGCGGCTGCTGGACATCTGCGCGACGTCCGACGGCGCGGCGGCGCTCGTACTGTCCAGCATGGATTTCGCCCGGCGTCACGGCGCCGCGGACCCGGTCCGCATCCGCGCCGTCTCCACCGTCACGCCGACCTACCCGAAGGCCGTGCTCGACCTTCCGGACATCGCGACCGATTCGGCGGTCGCGGTGGAGCCGGCCGGGGAGAGCTTCCGCGCCTCGATCGCCCGGGCGGCGTACGAGGAGGCCGGCGTGGGGCCCGAGGATCTCTCCCTGGCCGAGGTGTACGACCTGTCGACCGCCCTCGAACTGGAGTGGTACGAGGACATCGGGCTCTGCGGTGCGGGTGAGGGCGCCAAGCTCCTGCGCGAGGGAGCGACGGCGCTCGGGGGCCGTATCCCGGTCAATCCGAGTGGCGGGCTCGCCTCCTTCGGGGAGGCCGTGCCCGCGCAGGCCATTGCCCAGGTCTGCGAGCTGACCTGGCAGTTGCGAGGCACCGCGGGACAGCGGCAGGTTGCGGGTGCGCGGGTCGGGATCACGGCGAATCAGGGACTTTTCGGGCATGGTTCCGCGGTCGTCGCGGTGCGCTGA
- a CDS encoding GTP-binding protein codes for MAFGRSSRSRRPVEPVTLKILVAGGFGVGKTTLVGAVSEIRPLRTEERLSEAGRPVDDLAGVEAKTTTTVAMDFGRITLREDLVLYLFGTPGQDRFWFLWDELAQGALGAVVLADTRRLEDCFAAVDYFERREIAFTVAVNCFEGADRFPIETVQAALDLDPEVPVLLCDARDRSSARDVLVAVVEHAVARAERSRETAAT; via the coding sequence ATGGCCTTCGGGCGCTCTAGCCGCAGCAGGCGGCCCGTTGAGCCCGTTACCCTGAAAATCCTGGTGGCGGGCGGCTTCGGGGTCGGCAAGACGACCCTGGTGGGCGCGGTCAGCGAGATCAGGCCGCTGCGTACGGAGGAGAGACTCAGCGAGGCGGGCCGCCCGGTGGACGACCTGGCAGGTGTGGAGGCGAAGACCACCACCACCGTGGCCATGGACTTCGGCCGGATCACACTCCGCGAGGACCTGGTGCTGTACCTCTTCGGCACCCCGGGGCAGGACCGTTTCTGGTTCCTGTGGGACGAACTGGCCCAGGGCGCACTGGGGGCGGTCGTGCTCGCGGACACCCGGCGGCTGGAGGACTGCTTCGCGGCGGTCGACTACTTCGAGCGCCGCGAGATTGCGTTCACCGTCGCCGTCAACTGCTTCGAGGGGGCCGACCGGTTCCCCATCGAGACGGTCCAGGCGGCGCTGGACCTCGACCCCGAGGTGCCGGTGCTCCTGTGCGACGCACGCGACCGCTCCTCCGCACGGGACGTACTGGTGGCGGTCGTCGAACACGCCGTGGCCCGCGCGGAACGCTCCCGCGAGACCGCTGCCACGTAA
- a CDS encoding DUF742 domain-containing protein, producing MSADSSRSPATPTDPQASRWYDADAGPVVRPYAMTRGRTSSASRHRLDLIAVVVPEPAADDPGRDQTLSPEHVEIVELCSDMPQSIAELAAGLDIPVGVVRVLVGDLVEDDLVHVTRPVPPAELPDVNILREVINGLRAL from the coding sequence ATGAGCGCTGACTCCTCCAGATCTCCGGCAACGCCCACGGACCCGCAGGCATCGCGCTGGTACGACGCCGACGCGGGCCCGGTGGTCCGTCCGTACGCGATGACCCGGGGCCGTACCAGCAGCGCCTCCCGTCATCGGCTCGACCTGATCGCGGTCGTCGTCCCGGAACCCGCGGCCGACGACCCCGGCCGGGACCAGACGCTCTCCCCGGAACATGTGGAGATCGTCGAACTCTGCAGTGACATGCCCCAGTCGATCGCCGAGCTCGCGGCCGGCCTGGACATCCCCGTCGGGGTGGTCCGGGTGCTGGTCGGTGATCTCGTCGAGGACGACCTGGTGCACGTAACCCGTCCCGTTCCGCCGGCCGAGCTGCCGGACGTGAACATTCTTCGCGAGGTGATCAATGGCCTTCGGGCGCTCTAG
- a CDS encoding roadblock/LC7 domain-containing protein, with protein MTAPNAAATDAVRQGSGQLNWLLDELVDRVASIHKALVLSSDGLATGTSKDLTREDSEHLAAVASGFHSLAKGVGRHFDAGRVRQTVVELDEAFLFVTAAGDGSCLAVLADADSDVGQVAYEMTLMVKRVGAHLANAPRTGLPAGG; from the coding sequence ATGACCGCACCGAACGCCGCAGCAACCGACGCCGTACGACAGGGCTCCGGACAGCTCAACTGGCTCCTCGACGAACTCGTCGACCGCGTCGCCAGCATCCACAAGGCGCTGGTGCTCTCCAGCGACGGCCTCGCCACCGGCACGTCCAAGGACCTGACCCGCGAGGACAGCGAACATCTGGCGGCGGTCGCCTCCGGATTCCACAGCCTCGCCAAGGGCGTGGGACGCCACTTCGACGCGGGCAGGGTCCGCCAGACCGTCGTCGAACTCGACGAGGCGTTCCTCTTCGTCACGGCGGCCGGCGACGGCAGCTGTCTCGCCGTGCTGGCCGACGCCGACTCCGACGTCGGCCAGGTGGCGTACGAGATGACGCTGATGGTCAAGCGCGTCGGAGCCCACCTGGCCAACGCCCCCCGGACCGGTCTGCCCGCCGGGGGATGA